One Streptomyces sp. NBC_01237 genomic region harbors:
- a CDS encoding DNA repair ATPase: protein MTSTSPMDAGTYEVLRDRLGAQAGELARRAEALNARRTEEFGSTELTLAGTEHLRTEQLGVPRDIVAVGDRLLFGYDTLPGLRPGTAVGDVLALHDRDLEPLPEDAVPGLLDDPAFLREFADLYRYYREARLLRLRRVDGRLLAVFRTGEKSDDIRVLRWALDADGGTAFLDARGERDHVLPPSHDVEWTATTREDHVLGRHPHVSVDGQVFVAAVGGTLTVKTEDDTETGEGIHSEPVDEPLQSLADAEIAYARVGPLVLLRVRPYKEETRRHLVFNGVTGTVTRLDGIGRACRRLPEDQGIVFPGGYYLTSGEAKTFDTDTGTEGMEFERVVRSPNGEDVLYAFHAPVTGRGLLLPYNVIRKAVATPISCHGHALFDDGTLMVLRAGSDEPSRVHPLQRWHSSYVSDTYAAGRATGSGALSRIGNADLVRGISDCLSIARGVFETEPTGGVYETLVAACVRAGDRYHWLGDPEAGDLGTPLDEVRATAEQVLSEFETVRTLTRRAADALGESADRIASLVRRARGEVPGGAGAWVDRLTELRGAQGHLLTLKEMRHADTGRIDALAADIDTDIVSFARRAIAFLERKDAFSDYHDDIEQLTEAAGAISTVAEAEPIASRLDERTVGLRTVTEVVAGLDIGDATLRTSVLERIAEVLAGVNRSRAILDARRRELRVHEGRAEFAAEFALLGQAVTGALAAADTPESCDEQLAGLLLQLENLESRFADSDAFLAELGTRRTEVYEAFSARKQTLQDARARRAERLADSATRVLETIARRAATLADPDAVSTYFASDPMAARIRRTADELRGLGEEVRAEELDGRLKAARQEAARALRDRTELYADGGRTVRLGRHRFAVNTQPLELTLVPQDDGLAFALTGTDYRSPVTDPDFAATRPYWEQSLPSENADVYRAEHLAVRLLTAHGAAALAEADLPALVRSAAEAAYDEGYERGVHDHDATALLRALLRLHDGAGLLRYPPSVRAGAQLFWAHGTTGPERSTWVRRMTSLARARAVFGAAPAIAGLRAELATAMGGPGQELAAEYLFEELTSGPEGFATSPAARTLLAAFRRAAGTAAYDEDLVRLDSPADRRQLVEAWLTSFTATTGEAFGPGELAEAVAVELCPALDRYEVHAPLSETVEGLLGTHPRVTGRRLTLRIDEVLARGRDFSTRGAEGFRDYQRRRAALVAAERARLHLDAYRPRVMSSFVRNRLLDEVFLPLIGDSLAKQLGTTGDTRRTDTHGLLLLISPPGYGKTTLMEYVADRLGLVLVTVSGPALGHAVTSLDPAEAPNATARREVEKINFALETGNNTLLHLDDIQHTSPELLQKFVSLCDTTRRMEGVRDGVSRTYDLRGKRFAVCMAGNPYTEAGRRFRIPDMLANRADVWNLGDVLTGKEDAFAFSFIENALTSHPVLAPLAGRERTDLDLLVRLAEGDPTARADRLVHPYAPAERERVLAVLRHLLTARSAVLAVNAAYIASAGQPDAGRTEPPFQLQGSYRNMNRIAARIDPVMNDAELAAVIEDHYTGEAQTLTTGAEANLLKLAELRSALTPEQSARWAAVKAAHVRARALGGPEDEPVTRAVAALGLLADRIAAVESAIVRSGGACGRGRADGPDSP, encoded by the coding sequence ATGACCAGCACGTCCCCCATGGACGCGGGCACCTACGAGGTGCTGCGGGACCGACTCGGCGCACAGGCCGGCGAACTGGCCCGCCGGGCCGAGGCGCTCAACGCCCGCCGCACCGAGGAGTTCGGCTCCACCGAGCTGACCCTGGCGGGCACCGAGCACCTGCGCACCGAACAGCTCGGCGTACCCCGCGACATCGTGGCCGTCGGGGACCGGCTGCTGTTCGGCTACGACACCTTGCCCGGCCTCAGGCCCGGGACGGCCGTGGGCGATGTCCTCGCCCTGCACGACCGTGATCTGGAGCCGCTCCCCGAGGACGCCGTCCCCGGCCTTCTCGACGATCCCGCGTTCCTGCGGGAATTCGCCGACCTGTACCGCTACTACCGCGAGGCCCGGCTCCTCCGGCTCCGGCGGGTCGACGGCAGACTCCTGGCCGTCTTCCGGACGGGGGAGAAGAGCGACGACATCCGCGTCCTGCGCTGGGCCCTGGACGCGGACGGCGGGACCGCCTTCCTGGACGCCCGGGGAGAGCGCGACCACGTCCTCCCCCCGTCGCACGACGTCGAGTGGACCGCCACCACCCGCGAGGATCACGTCCTGGGCCGTCACCCCCATGTGTCCGTCGACGGCCAGGTGTTCGTCGCCGCGGTCGGCGGCACCCTCACCGTGAAGACCGAGGACGACACCGAGACCGGCGAGGGCATCCACTCCGAGCCGGTCGACGAGCCCCTGCAATCGCTCGCCGACGCCGAGATCGCGTACGCGCGGGTGGGACCGCTGGTCCTGCTGCGCGTCCGCCCGTACAAGGAGGAGACGCGGCGCCACCTCGTCTTCAACGGCGTCACCGGGACCGTCACGCGCCTCGACGGCATCGGCCGGGCGTGCCGACGGCTCCCCGAGGACCAGGGAATCGTCTTCCCCGGCGGCTACTACCTGACCTCCGGCGAGGCGAAGACCTTCGACACCGACACCGGAACCGAGGGCATGGAGTTCGAGCGGGTGGTGCGCTCGCCCAACGGCGAGGACGTGCTGTACGCGTTCCACGCCCCGGTGACCGGGCGCGGTCTCCTCCTCCCGTACAACGTCATCCGCAAGGCCGTCGCCACCCCGATCTCCTGCCACGGCCACGCGCTCTTCGACGACGGCACGCTCATGGTGCTGCGCGCCGGTTCCGACGAACCGTCCCGGGTGCATCCCCTCCAGCGGTGGCACTCCTCGTACGTCTCCGACACCTATGCCGCCGGGCGGGCCACCGGCTCCGGGGCGTTGTCCCGCATCGGAAACGCGGACCTGGTGCGCGGCATCTCCGACTGCCTCTCGATCGCCCGCGGCGTGTTCGAGACCGAGCCCACCGGCGGCGTGTACGAGACACTCGTCGCCGCCTGTGTCCGGGCCGGGGACCGCTACCACTGGCTCGGCGATCCGGAGGCCGGTGACCTGGGAACGCCGCTGGACGAGGTGCGGGCCACGGCCGAGCAGGTGCTGTCGGAGTTCGAGACCGTGCGGACCCTGACCCGCCGGGCCGCCGACGCACTGGGGGAGTCCGCCGACCGGATCGCCTCGCTGGTACGCCGCGCCCGTGGGGAGGTACCCGGCGGGGCCGGTGCATGGGTGGACCGGCTGACCGAACTACGCGGTGCGCAGGGGCACCTGCTCACCCTCAAGGAGATGCGTCACGCGGACACCGGGCGCATCGACGCGCTGGCCGCCGACATCGACACGGACATCGTGTCCTTCGCCCGGCGCGCCATCGCGTTCCTGGAGCGGAAGGACGCCTTCAGCGACTACCACGACGACATCGAGCAGCTCACCGAGGCGGCCGGGGCCATCAGTACCGTCGCCGAGGCCGAGCCGATCGCCTCCCGGCTGGACGAGCGGACCGTGGGGCTCCGGACCGTCACCGAGGTCGTGGCCGGACTCGACATCGGGGACGCCACCCTGCGTACGTCCGTCCTGGAGCGGATCGCCGAGGTACTCGCGGGCGTCAACCGGTCCCGCGCCATCCTCGACGCCCGCCGCCGCGAGCTCCGCGTCCACGAGGGCCGGGCCGAGTTCGCCGCCGAGTTCGCCCTGCTCGGTCAGGCCGTCACCGGCGCACTCGCCGCCGCGGACACGCCGGAGTCGTGCGACGAACAGCTGGCCGGCCTCCTCCTCCAGCTGGAGAACCTGGAGTCCCGGTTCGCGGACTCCGATGCCTTCCTCGCCGAACTGGGCACCAGGCGGACCGAGGTGTACGAGGCGTTCTCGGCCCGCAAGCAGACGCTCCAGGACGCCCGCGCCCGCCGTGCCGAACGTCTGGCGGACTCGGCCACCCGCGTCCTGGAGACCATCGCCCGCCGGGCGGCGACCCTGGCCGATCCCGACGCGGTCAGCACCTACTTCGCCTCCGATCCCATGGCCGCCCGGATCCGCCGCACCGCCGACGAGCTGCGCGGACTCGGCGAGGAAGTGCGGGCCGAAGAGCTCGACGGCCGGCTCAAGGCGGCCCGGCAGGAGGCCGCCCGCGCCCTGCGCGACCGCACCGAGCTGTACGCGGACGGCGGCCGGACCGTCCGGCTGGGCCGGCACCGGTTCGCGGTGAACACCCAGCCCCTGGAACTCACCCTGGTCCCGCAGGACGACGGCCTGGCCTTCGCCCTCACCGGTACCGACTACCGCTCCCCCGTCACCGACCCGGACTTCGCGGCCACCCGCCCGTACTGGGAGCAGTCGCTGCCTTCGGAGAACGCCGACGTCTACCGCGCCGAACACCTCGCCGTACGTCTGCTCACCGCACACGGTGCCGCGGCCCTGGCCGAAGCCGACCTTCCCGCCCTCGTACGGAGCGCCGCCGAGGCCGCCTACGACGAGGGGTACGAGCGGGGTGTCCACGACCATGACGCGACCGCCCTCCTCCGTGCCCTGCTGCGCCTGCACGACGGCGCGGGGCTGCTGCGCTACCCGCCCTCGGTGCGCGCCGGGGCCCAGCTGTTCTGGGCGCACGGTACGACCGGGCCGGAGCGCTCGACGTGGGTGCGCCGCATGACGTCGCTGGCCCGCGCACGGGCCGTCTTCGGCGCCGCACCGGCGATCGCCGGTCTGCGGGCCGAGCTGGCCACCGCCATGGGCGGTCCCGGCCAGGAGCTCGCCGCCGAGTACCTCTTCGAGGAGCTGACCAGCGGTCCGGAGGGCTTCGCCACGAGTCCGGCCGCCCGCACCCTGCTCGCCGCGTTCCGCCGCGCGGCGGGCACCGCCGCCTATGACGAGGATCTGGTGCGGCTGGACTCGCCGGCCGACCGCCGCCAGCTGGTCGAGGCCTGGCTGACCTCGTTCACCGCCACGACGGGCGAGGCCTTTGGACCCGGCGAACTCGCGGAGGCCGTGGCCGTCGAACTCTGCCCCGCTCTCGACCGGTACGAGGTCCATGCCCCGCTGTCCGAGACGGTCGAGGGACTCCTCGGCACCCACCCCCGCGTCACCGGCCGCCGGCTCACCCTCCGTATCGACGAAGTGCTGGCGCGGGGACGGGACTTCAGCACCCGGGGGGCGGAAGGGTTCCGCGACTACCAGCGGCGGCGCGCCGCGCTCGTCGCCGCCGAGCGGGCCCGGCTGCACCTCGACGCGTACCGCCCCCGGGTCATGTCCTCCTTCGTCCGCAACCGCCTCCTGGACGAGGTCTTCCTCCCCCTCATCGGCGACAGTCTCGCCAAGCAGCTCGGCACCACCGGCGACACCCGCAGGACCGACACGCACGGCCTGCTGCTGCTCATCTCGCCGCCCGGCTACGGCAAGACGACGCTCATGGAGTACGTCGCCGACCGGCTGGGCCTGGTCCTGGTCACGGTCAGCGGCCCGGCTCTGGGGCACGCCGTGACCTCGCTCGACCCCGCCGAGGCACCCAACGCCACCGCCCGCCGGGAGGTAGAGAAGATCAACTTCGCGCTGGAGACCGGCAACAACACCCTGCTCCACCTGGACGACATCCAGCACACGTCACCCGAACTCCTCCAGAAGTTCGTCTCGTTGTGCGACACCACCCGCCGCATGGAGGGCGTCCGGGACGGCGTGAGCCGCACGTACGACCTGCGCGGCAAGCGCTTCGCCGTCTGCATGGCGGGCAATCCCTACACCGAGGCGGGCCGGCGTTTCCGCATTCCCGACATGCTCGCCAACCGGGCCGATGTCTGGAATCTCGGCGATGTCCTCACCGGGAAGGAGGACGCCTTCGCGTTCAGCTTCATCGAGAACGCCCTCACCTCCCACCCCGTCCTCGCCCCGCTCGCCGGGCGGGAGCGCACCGACCTCGACCTGCTCGTACGCCTCGCGGAGGGCGACCCCACCGCCCGCGCCGACCGGCTCGTCCATCCCTACGCCCCCGCCGAGCGGGAGCGCGTCCTCGCCGTACTGCGGCACCTGCTCACCGCACGCTCGGCCGTCCTGGCGGTCAACGCGGCCTATATCGCCTCCGCCGGGCAGCCCGACGCCGGGCGCACCGAGCCGCCGTTCCAGCTCCAGGGCTCCTACCGCAACATGAACAGGATCGCCGCACGCATCGACCCCGTGATGAACGACGCCGAGCTCGCCGCGGTCATCGAGGACCACTACACCGGCGAGGCCCAGACCCTCACCACCGGCGCCGAGGCCAATCTCCTCAAGCTCGCCGAGCTGCGCTCCGCCCTCACGCCGGAGCAGTCCGCACGCTGGGCCGCCGTCAAGGCCGCGCATGTACGCGCCCGGGCGCTCGGCGGCCCCGAGGACGAGCCGGTCACCCGCGCCGTCGCCGCGCTCGGACTGCTGGCCGACCGGATCGCCGCCGTCGAGTCGGCCATCGTCCGGTCCGGCGGTGCCTGCGGACGCGGCCGCGCCGATGGCCCCGATTCCCCGTGA
- a CDS encoding flotillin family protein → MDAISLGIGVLIAVVLLIAVALLFVVSRLFRKVEQGKALIVSKMRKVDVTFTGQVVLPVLHKAETMDISVKAIDISRTGRDGLICRDNIRADIRISFFVRVNKTVEDVIKVAQAIGTARASDKETLQELFNAKFSEALKTVGKQLDFTDLYTKRDEFRDRIIQVIGTDLNGYSLEDAAIDYLEQTPLQQLDATNILDAQGIRKITELTAIEHVRTNEFQRTEEKEITRQNVDAREAILELERRQADAEIKQHREIETVRAREEAETAQVQEEQRLRSQAAFLKTEEQLGIQRENQAREVAVAEKNRERVIAIESERIEKDRLLEVIARERETQLSRISAEKEVEAERRDIAEVIRERVAVDRTVAEQEESIKRLRAVEEAERNRQAIVIAAEAEAQELLVKDIKAAEAAEAAAVHRAAEEITLAEARVKAAELDSRAKLRLAEGNQAEAAAAGLAAVQVREKEADVIEKAGRAEAEATSARLRAEAEGAKLKALAVAEGTLAQATADAAVIGEKLKAEAAGLTEKAAAMAALDEASRGHEEYRLRLAAEKEIRLAGLDTQRHVAEAQATMIATGLESADINIVGGESVFFDRLVSSISLGKGVDAFVQHSDTAQALGRNWLDGTSDFTEDLTRVLGSVSTADVRNLTVSALLMKLMNSGGAQSGQWRELLDKAGQLGLADMPLAELGAGLDGAGTAKV, encoded by the coding sequence ATGGATGCCATCTCCTTGGGCATCGGCGTGCTCATCGCCGTTGTCCTGCTCATCGCGGTCGCTCTGCTCTTCGTCGTCAGCCGGCTATTCCGGAAGGTCGAGCAGGGCAAGGCGCTGATCGTCTCGAAGATGCGGAAGGTCGACGTCACCTTCACCGGGCAGGTCGTGCTGCCCGTTCTGCACAAGGCCGAGACCATGGACATCTCGGTCAAGGCCATCGACATCAGCCGGACCGGGCGGGACGGGCTGATCTGCCGGGACAACATCCGTGCCGACATCCGGATCTCGTTCTTCGTGCGCGTCAACAAGACCGTCGAGGACGTCATCAAGGTCGCGCAGGCCATCGGCACGGCACGGGCGAGCGACAAGGAGACGCTGCAGGAGCTGTTCAACGCCAAGTTCTCCGAGGCGCTCAAGACCGTCGGCAAGCAGCTCGACTTCACCGATCTCTACACCAAGCGCGACGAGTTCCGGGACCGGATCATCCAGGTCATCGGCACCGACCTGAACGGGTACAGCCTGGAGGACGCGGCCATCGACTACCTGGAGCAGACTCCGCTCCAGCAGCTGGACGCCACCAACATCCTCGACGCCCAGGGCATTCGCAAGATCACCGAGCTGACGGCGATCGAGCATGTGCGCACCAATGAGTTCCAGCGCACGGAGGAGAAGGAGATCACGCGGCAGAACGTCGATGCCCGCGAGGCCATCCTGGAGCTGGAGCGGCGTCAGGCCGATGCCGAGATCAAGCAGCACCGTGAGATCGAGACCGTCCGGGCCCGCGAGGAGGCCGAGACCGCACAGGTCCAGGAGGAGCAGCGGCTCCGTTCGCAGGCCGCCTTCCTCAAGACCGAGGAGCAGCTCGGCATCCAGCGCGAGAACCAGGCCCGTGAGGTCGCGGTCGCCGAGAAGAACCGTGAGCGGGTCATCGCGATCGAGAGCGAGCGCATCGAGAAGGACCGTCTCCTGGAGGTCATCGCCCGGGAGCGGGAGACACAGCTCAGCCGTATCTCCGCCGAGAAGGAGGTCGAGGCGGAGCGCCGGGACATCGCCGAGGTGATCCGGGAGCGGGTCGCGGTGGACCGTACGGTCGCCGAGCAGGAGGAGTCGATCAAGCGGCTGCGGGCCGTGGAGGAGGCCGAGCGCAACCGTCAGGCGATCGTCATCGCCGCCGAGGCCGAGGCCCAGGAGCTGCTGGTCAAGGACATCAAGGCGGCGGAGGCCGCGGAGGCGGCGGCCGTGCACCGGGCCGCCGAGGAGATCACCCTCGCCGAGGCGCGGGTCAAGGCGGCCGAGCTCGACTCCCGGGCCAAGCTGCGGCTGGCCGAGGGCAACCAGGCCGAGGCGGCGGCGGCCGGTCTCGCCGCGGTGCAGGTGCGGGAGAAGGAGGCCGACGTGATCGAGAAGGCGGGCCGCGCGGAGGCCGAGGCCACGTCCGCCCGGCTGCGGGCGGAGGCGGAAGGGGCCAAGCTCAAGGCCCTGGCGGTCGCGGAGGGCACCTTGGCGCAGGCGACGGCGGACGCGGCGGTGATCGGCGAGAAGCTGAAGGCCGAGGCGGCGGGGCTGACCGAGAAGGCCGCGGCGATGGCGGCGCTGGACGAGGCTTCGCGCGGTCACGAGGAGTACCGGCTGCGGCTGGCGGCGGAGAAGGAGATCCGGCTGGCCGGGCTCGACACACAGCGCCATGTCGCCGAGGCGCAGGCCACGATGATCGCCACCGGCCTGGAGAGCGCCGACATCAACATCGTCGGCGGCGAGTCCGTCTTCTTCGACCGGCTGGTCTCCTCCATCTCGCTCGGCAAGGGGGTCGACGCCTTCGTCCAGCACTCCGACACCGCGCAGGCGCTGGGAAGGAACTGGCTGGACGGCACGTCCGACTTCACCGAGGACCTGACCCGCGTCCTGGGCTCCGTTTCCACCGCGGACGTACGGAACCTGACGGTGTCGGCCCTGCTGATGAAGCTGATGAATTCGGGCGGCGCCCAGTCCGGTCAGTGGCGCGAACTCCTCGACAAGGCAGGTCAGTTGGGGCTAGCGGACATGCCGTTGGCGGAGCTGGGGGCCGGCCTCGACGGGGCCGGGACGGCCAAGGTCTGA
- a CDS encoding sensor histidine kinase — protein MRFVNPLALRWKIAALTAAACCAVAAVIGFLVHDATRDRGMKVGRERVTAALSAAEREYARTGERPPSADIMSPDQLPEPLARNLAEDTGRGGAYGIWYDVKSPNWYWMWGVVAVGDQMLVVRTDMSSEVRGLQLLDRSILTSVVAALAVVVPLAALATEPINRRLRHGARTARVIADGDLDARIGRTGRARDEITEMSAAVDGMAEALQRRLENEQRFTADVAHELRTPLMGLVTAAGLLPEDDEATELVRDRVRALHALIEDVLEISRLDAGAERARPDAVPLAELVLDVVRRTGTDTHVTAGDATVVETDPRRVERVVVNLVTNAHRHGAGPVEVTVTGARIVVRDHGPGFPAALLDQGPQRFRTGASERGYGHGLGLTVAQGQAGVLGARLTFANSPDGGAVATLDLAPGTA, from the coding sequence GTGCGCTTCGTGAACCCCCTCGCCCTGCGCTGGAAGATCGCCGCGCTGACCGCCGCCGCCTGCTGCGCGGTCGCGGCCGTGATCGGCTTCCTCGTCCACGACGCGACCCGCGACAGGGGGATGAAGGTGGGGCGGGAGCGGGTCACCGCGGCCCTGTCCGCGGCGGAACGGGAGTACGCGCGGACGGGAGAGAGGCCGCCCAGCGCCGACATCATGTCCCCGGACCAACTGCCCGAGCCGCTGGCGCGGAACCTGGCCGAGGACACGGGGAGAGGCGGGGCCTACGGCATCTGGTACGACGTCAAGAGCCCCAACTGGTACTGGATGTGGGGAGTCGTGGCCGTCGGGGACCAGATGCTGGTCGTACGGACGGACATGAGCTCCGAGGTGCGCGGCCTCCAGCTCCTGGACCGCAGCATCCTCACGTCCGTGGTCGCCGCACTCGCCGTCGTCGTCCCGCTCGCCGCCCTGGCCACCGAGCCGATCAACCGCCGTCTGCGCCACGGCGCCCGCACTGCCCGCGTGATCGCCGACGGCGACCTCGACGCCCGTATCGGCCGCACCGGGCGGGCCCGCGACGAGATCACCGAGATGTCGGCGGCCGTCGACGGGATGGCCGAGGCCCTGCAACGCAGACTGGAGAACGAGCAGCGCTTCACCGCCGACGTCGCGCACGAACTGCGCACCCCGCTGATGGGGCTGGTCACCGCGGCCGGGCTGCTCCCGGAGGACGACGAGGCGACCGAGCTGGTACGGGACCGGGTGCGGGCGCTGCACGCGCTGATCGAGGACGTGCTGGAGATCTCCCGCCTCGACGCGGGTGCCGAACGGGCCCGTCCCGACGCGGTGCCCCTGGCCGAACTGGTCCTCGACGTGGTGCGGCGCACGGGGACGGACACCCACGTCACCGCCGGGGACGCCACGGTGGTGGAGACCGACCCGCGCCGGGTGGAGCGGGTCGTGGTCAACCTCGTCACCAACGCCCACCGCCACGGAGCCGGTCCCGTCGAGGTCACCGTCACCGGCGCCCGGATCGTGGTGCGCGACCACGGGCCGGGCTTCCCCGCCGCACTGCTCGACCAGGGCCCGCAGCGTTTCCGTACCGGAGCGAGCGAGCGGGGATACGGGCACGGGCTCGGGCTGACCGTCGCGCAGGGGCAGGCAGGCGTCCTCGGGGCCCGGCTGACCTTCGCGAACTCCCCGGACGGAGGCGCGGTCGCGACGCTCGACCTGGCCCCCGGAACGGCCTGA
- a CDS encoding endonuclease/exonuclease/phosphatase family protein: MLLAVAALLCAALMAAHARIPNGIGNLGSLFQTLLPWTVLSVPVLLVPAALCRSRPAAAAALVPAVVWVTLFGGALTDKRSGGGDLTVVSHNVDEGNTDPVGTARILADAHADVVALEELSQRAARVYERELAPAYPHHAVIGGVGLWSKHPLKDVEAVPIMPWTRAIRATAQTPKGPVAVYAAHLASVRVQPAAGFTTARRNEAARELAAAIRAEPSPRTVVVGDFNGTYQDSALAPVTSQLRSAQRESGDGFGFTWPAAFPVVRIDDILVKGMTPLSSWNLPATGSDHLPVAASLRL, encoded by the coding sequence CTGCTGCTCGCCGTCGCCGCCCTGCTCTGCGCGGCGCTGATGGCGGCGCACGCCCGGATCCCGAACGGGATCGGCAACCTCGGCAGCCTCTTCCAGACGCTGCTGCCCTGGACGGTCCTGAGTGTGCCGGTCCTGCTCGTGCCGGCCGCCCTGTGCCGCTCCCGGCCCGCGGCCGCGGCGGCACTCGTACCCGCCGTGGTGTGGGTGACGCTCTTCGGCGGTGCCCTCACCGACAAGCGCTCCGGGGGCGGAGACCTGACGGTGGTCAGCCACAACGTGGACGAGGGGAACACCGACCCGGTGGGGACCGCCCGGATACTCGCCGACGCGCACGCGGACGTGGTGGCGCTGGAAGAACTGTCGCAGCGGGCCGCACGGGTCTATGAGCGCGAGCTGGCCCCCGCCTACCCGCACCACGCGGTGATCGGCGGTGTCGGCCTGTGGAGCAAGCACCCGCTCAAGGATGTGGAGGCGGTGCCGATCATGCCGTGGACCCGCGCGATACGGGCCACGGCGCAGACGCCGAAGGGGCCGGTCGCCGTCTACGCGGCCCACCTCGCATCGGTACGCGTCCAGCCGGCCGCCGGTTTCACCACGGCCCGCCGCAACGAGGCGGCCCGGGAGCTTGCCGCCGCGATACGGGCGGAGCCGTCGCCCCGCACCGTGGTGGTGGGCGACTTCAACGGCACGTACCAGGACAGCGCGCTGGCCCCGGTGACCTCGCAGCTGCGTTCGGCGCAGCGGGAGTCCGGGGACGGCTTCGGCTTCACCTGGCCGGCGGCGTTCCCGGTGGTCCGTATCGACGACATCCTGGTGAAGGGGATGACTCCGCTCTCCTCCTGGAACCTGCCCGCCACCGGCAGCGACCACCTCCCCGTGGCGGCGTCCCTGCGGCTGTGA
- a CDS encoding D-alanyl-D-alanine carboxypeptidase family protein, whose product MLAVRSGFRCSVLVPLSAAVVLATGAGTWYALAGDALSHPAGSTTAAAAAVPPVAPAAKAMDLPWPAEGQSSVEVEGIGSLGTRGGRTPVPIASVTKVMTAYVILKNHPMRADAPGAKLVADQRSADESYSSVETTAPVLAGRTYTQRQLLELMMVPSGNNVARLLARWDAGNEKAFVRKMNEAAAALGMNRTTYTGVTGMEASTRSTATDQLKLARAAMKDPAFRRIVATPTVTAPGIGVEIPNTNRLLGENGVIGLKTGSSTPAGGNLMWATTQKIEGTSRLILGVVLHQRANTTPTEGGIAAQEASRTLITAIRSELPAALAATAAPSRDGGSAPNPLDGRIARAACAPRALAPPPMSASSHRGGFTCAPVS is encoded by the coding sequence ATGCTCGCCGTCCGCTCCGGCTTCCGCTGCTCCGTCCTCGTACCGCTGTCCGCCGCCGTCGTACTCGCGACCGGCGCGGGGACCTGGTACGCACTGGCCGGTGACGCCCTGTCCCACCCCGCCGGGTCCACGACCGCCGCCGCGGCCGCTGTGCCGCCGGTCGCTCCCGCCGCGAAGGCCATGGACCTGCCCTGGCCGGCCGAGGGCCAGTCGAGCGTGGAGGTCGAGGGGATCGGCAGCCTCGGTACGAGGGGCGGGCGGACGCCGGTCCCGATAGCCAGCGTCACCAAGGTCATGACCGCCTACGTGATCCTGAAGAACCACCCGATGCGGGCCGACGCCCCCGGCGCGAAGCTGGTCGCCGACCAGCGGTCCGCGGACGAGTCGTACTCGTCCGTGGAGACGACAGCCCCGGTGCTGGCCGGGCGCACGTACACCCAACGCCAGCTGCTGGAACTGATGATGGTGCCCTCGGGCAACAACGTCGCCCGCCTGCTGGCCCGTTGGGACGCGGGGAACGAGAAGGCATTCGTCAGGAAGATGAACGAGGCCGCCGCCGCACTGGGCATGAACCGCACCACCTACACGGGGGTGACCGGCATGGAGGCCAGTACGAGGAGCACGGCCACCGACCAACTGAAGCTGGCCCGAGCCGCCATGAAGGACCCGGCCTTCCGCCGGATCGTGGCCACCCCCACGGTCACGGCCCCCGGCATCGGCGTAGAGATCCCCAACACCAACAGACTCCTCGGCGAGAACGGGGTCATCGGTCTGAAGACGGGCTCCTCCACCCCGGCGGGCGGCAACCTCATGTGGGCCACCACCCAGAAGATCGAAGGCACCTCCCGCCTGATCCTCGGCGTGGTTCTGCACCAGCGCGCCAACACGACCCCCACCGAGGGCGGCATCGCGGCCCAGGAAGCCAGCCGCACCCTGATCACCGCGATCCGGTCCGAGCTCCCGGCAGCCCTCGCCGCTACGGCCGCGCCTTCGCGCGACGGTGGGTCTGCTCCGAACCCGTTGGATGGCCGAATCGCCCGAGCGGCGTGCGCGCCTCGCGCGCTCGCGCCGCCGCCCATGTCAGCCTCGTCCCACCGCGGTGGTTTCACCTGCGCGCCGGTCTCGTGA
- the cseB gene encoding two-component system response regulator CseB, with protein MTQNGQVGGVSEARVPDPVSVLVVEDDATIRRAVQLALQRYGYEVAVAADGLSGLEAFRAGGHDLLILDVMLPELDGIGLCYRIRESSLVPVLMMSARGDALDVVAGLEAGADDYVIKPVDTGVLVARIRALLRRATFDQPAGGPARSTTTTASTASPAAGSAGRDPDGDGLLVFGDLSVDTLGMEVRRAGRIVPLTPTELRLLLEFAAAPGAVLDRRRLLREVWDYGWEGDTRVVDLCVLRLRKKIGSARIETVRGFGYKLVRG; from the coding sequence ATGACCCAGAACGGCCAGGTGGGTGGAGTGTCGGAAGCCCGGGTCCCGGACCCAGTCAGCGTGCTCGTCGTCGAGGACGACGCGACCATCCGCCGCGCCGTCCAACTCGCCCTGCAGCGTTACGGCTACGAGGTCGCGGTGGCCGCCGACGGCCTCAGCGGCCTGGAGGCGTTCCGCGCGGGCGGACACGACCTGCTGATCCTCGATGTGATGCTGCCCGAGCTCGACGGGATCGGCCTGTGCTACCGGATCCGCGAGTCGAGCCTGGTCCCGGTCCTGATGATGTCCGCACGCGGCGACGCCCTCGACGTGGTCGCGGGCCTGGAGGCGGGCGCCGACGACTATGTGATCAAGCCCGTCGACACCGGCGTCCTGGTCGCCCGTATCCGCGCCCTGCTGCGCCGCGCCACCTTCGATCAGCCCGCCGGAGGACCCGCACGGTCCACCACCACGACCGCCTCCACGGCCTCGCCCGCCGCCGGAAGCGCCGGCCGGGACCCCGACGGCGACGGGCTGCTGGTCTTCGGAGACCTGAGCGTGGACACCCTCGGCATGGAGGTGCGCCGGGCCGGGCGGATCGTCCCGCTGACCCCCACCGAACTGCGTCTGCTGCTGGAGTTCGCCGCCGCCCCCGGCGCGGTACTCGACCGCCGCCGCCTGCTGCGCGAGGTGTGGGACTACGGCTGGGAGGGCGACACCCGCGTCGTGGACCTGTGTGTGCTGCGTCTGCGCAAGAAGATCGGCAGCGCTCGGATCGAGACCGTCCGCGGCTTCGGCTACAAACTCGTCCGCGGCTGA